The region CAAAGGTACAGTTTAAGACTTGACTCCCTTTGATGACCAATTTAAGATAAACTAGTAAGATTCCAATGTAGACCCTACTTCATTTAATAATAACTTCCTTATAGGATTATTAGAAGAATTAAAGCAGTTAATATATGCAGAATGAGTATATAGTAAGCACTCACAAATGTTATCTCTTCCTATGATCATTTTCATTGGTTAATTCCTtttaacctaaaaatagaattcagTTCAAAaacttgcaaatatattttctaactgCTTAGTCTGtggttgggtcttggtttccctcccttatctatctatttatcaccTCACCACAATGTGGGATTGTGGCTTTGAAGCTGGAGTCTATCTCAGggttttaaccatttttgtgcCACAGACCCCTGCAGTCTGGTGAAGCCTATGGATCCCTTCCcagaacaatatttttaaatgcataaaataaattacaCTGGATTACAAGGGAAGGAATAATGCTGTTATATAGTTTAGCGAAATATTTCCAGAAATGAATGTGAAACAGTAATACACCTGCTCCTTTATTAATGCTTCTTTATTTAGTGGTGAGTATAAGTATCATAATACTGAAGTAGAGAtgagcataaaatattttaaggtatCTTAAGTAATAACTGTGACGTGATATGAAAATATCTATGATTTCTGTTGGTGAGCAAGTCAAGATATTactagtgggaattccctggcggtccagtggttaggactccgtgctttcactgccgagggccgggttcgatccctggtgggggaactaagatcccacaagccgagtggtgcagccaaaaagaaaaacacagaaacaaaaacaaaaacaaagaaagctatTACTACTCAGGTTAACTGCCCACATTCAAAACCGAAGGACAAGCTCAATTTCACTTAgagatggatttttttaaatgcggTATTTTCCCCCATGCAATTCTATCCATGGaccctctggaggctctggggatcCCAGAATCAACACCTCCGTTCTGTGCTCTGTCAGCAGTGAGTGATAGATATATAACACTTTCCTCTTTTATTCCCACCCCACCCAAAACCTTGACCTGTAGGTTGAGGCAGGTGAGAAGCGCAGCGTAGTGACTGCCCAGAATGACCCCCTCCTGCCTGCACAGGGGCACAGGGATGTTCTCAGTCCCCTTGTCCGCTGAGCCCTGGTTCTCTTTACTCCTAGGAAACGGGGGCAGCCAGGCCCCAGCACGAAGGAGCAGCGCCCCGCCTGGCCCGCTCCTCAGCCGGGGAACAGCCCGGACCTGGAGGTTTACAATGTCATACGAAAGCAGAGCGAAGCTGATCTAGCCGAGACCCGGCCGGACCTGAAGAACATCTCATTCCGAGCGCGCTCGGGAGAGGCCACTCCCGACACCATGTCTTGTGACTATGACAACGTGGCCATGAACCCATCCGAAAGCGGGTTCTTGACGCTGGTGAGCATGGAGAGTGGCTTCGTGAACAACGACGTTTATGAATTCTCCCCAGACCGAGTGGGAAGGAGCAAGGAGGCCGAGTGGGTGGAAAATGAAATATATGGTTATTAGGATGCACGATCGAAACCTGAACTGACAAGaatgggaaagaagagagaagcaaAAGTCTATTTTCTATAAGGAAATCACTCAGAAGGTCTGTGAAAGTGCTCAGATCAGGTCCTGGGGGCGAGCATGAGATCCCCTGTTGGACCCGCACTTCGGGCCATATCCCTTATCCCAGTCCCTCACCTGGCTGGAACTTCTGAGAAAGCACCTTGTCCAgcgtctggcacataatagaaaataaacaactgaTTGTTACAACTGACTTTCAAGGGACAGTGCTTTCACTGGGTGGGTGGCGGGGGGGTAGCTGCCGTGGAGCTTGGGAGACCAGCCTCTAGGTTCTGtttctcctgttctgtacagctgCAAGCATCaccacaaagagacagaaagtacagaATCTTTTCAAAGCCCGCCTATGCCAGCCTCGAGCTGGGCTGCGCATCAGCAattcttttatctatttttttcgaagaatcaaatcaaataaaaagcAGGAAACAGAATGTTAGTCAGTCTGTGTCTACAGCCCTTCCTCTGCATGTGGCCTCTGgggacctttttttctttttcctgacatCCAAACGTGGAAATATCTAACTTGGAGACACTTTAGAAACTGAAAATGAAGGTTGAATCTAGGCTTCTCAGCTTATTTGTGTTCCCAGCCCTGTTACTGCACGTtgttctgtttgtgtgtttgttttactgCAGCGTCAACATAGCATTAGTAATAATGCTAatgattttacctttttgttCTCAGGATCTGACTATTTCAAAAACTTTTGGACTCAAATGCTGAGAAAAGCCACCTAACGTCAGTCATTTACCAGATGAAGTTCTGAAGGTCATTGTTTAAATCACCAACAACATCCCTCTATCAGCTTAATAATCTTATTATTTTAACCATTCCTCATATGTCTTGTTTTTGAATAGTCTGTAACTTTGCCTGACACATGGAGCCCCAATCTAGACGGAGTAAGCTCGTCTGGGTCAGAGCAGTATCAAATGTAGTGGATTCTAGTCAGTGCCAATTACCTGCCTTACCGAGGCAGGGCGCAGAGTGGATAACAAAAACATTATTTATGCCTGCTTCAGGGACGTGTGTTCTGTGCCGTTAACAATATTTCAAGCAAAAGGAGTGACCATATAGTCTGAAGGACTGATTCACTGTCCAAAGCACTGAGGTTCCCGTTTTGCATCAGACTTCCTGGCCCTGTGATCTGTGCCTTTATCCGCCCCTGTTTCCCTTCGCTCTGGCCCCTACTAG is a window of Eschrichtius robustus isolate mEscRob2 chromosome 11, mEscRob2.pri, whole genome shotgun sequence DNA encoding:
- the LAYN gene encoding layilin isoform X2; amino-acid sequence: MVISGLGLGGVKGNKAMAQPARTFMPGSMAAQQHLEKPTAPSTRPGGERTEPAMPILPEDTEKEDATETLKESKEAALNLAYILTPSIPLLLFLVVTTGVCWVWICRRRKRGQPGPSTKEQRPAWPAPQPGNSPDLEVYNVIRKQSEADLAETRPDLKNISFRARSGEATPDTMSCDYDNVAMNPSESGFLTLVSMESGFVNNDVYEFSPDRVGRSKEAEWVENEIYGY